In Williamsia phyllosphaerae, the DNA window TCGGAGTGTCTGACCGGTGACGTCTTCGGCTCGCTGCGGTGCGATTGTGGGCCGCAGCTCGATGCGGCGATGGAGATGGTGGCCGCCGAGGGTCGCGGCATCGTGCTCTACATGCGTGGACACGAGGGCCGTGGGATCGGCCTGCTGCACAAGCTGCAGGCCTACCAGCTCCAGGACAGCGGGTCGGACACGGTCGACGCGAACCTCGAGCTCGGTCTGCCCGCCGACGCCCGCGACTACGGACTCGGCGCGCAGATCCTCGTCGATCTCGGCGTCAGCTCCATGCGCCTGCTCACCAACAACCCGGCCAAGCGGGTCGGGCTCGACGGATACGGACTCCACATCACCGAGCGGGTCCCGATGCCGGTCCGTCCCAACGCCGAGAACCTGCGATACCTGCGCACGAAGCGTGACCGGATGGGCCATGACCTCGTCGGCCTCGACGATCTCGGATCGGGTTCGGCCGCCAACGCCGGCGGGACGTCGGCGTGAGCGGGGCGGGCGAACCGACCGTCGAGCTCGCCGCCGCGTCGGATCTGACGCTGGCGATCGTGGCGTCGCAGTGGCACGCCACCATCTGCACCGCGTTGCTCGACGGTGCCCTGCGCGTCGCCGAGACGGCCCAGATCGCGTCGCCGACGGTGGTGCGGGTGGCCGGGGCGATCGAGCTCCCGGTCGTGGTCCAGGCCCTGGCCCGGACGCACGACGCGGTGGTGGCCCTCGGTGTCGTCATCCGTGGTGAGACTCCGCATTTCGAGTACGTCTGTGACGCGGTGACCGCGGGACTGACCCGGGTCTCGCTCGACGAGAGCACCCCGGTGGGCAACGGCGTGCTCACCACGCTCAACGAACAGCAGGCGCTCGACCGGGCCGGTCTGCCGGACTCATTCGAGGACAAGGGCGCGCAGGCGGCCACTGCGGCGCTGGCCTCGGCCATCACCCTCGGTGAGCTGGCGAAGCTCGCACCCCGGTGACCCGCCCGATGGATGCCTCGACCTCGACCGAATGGGACTTCGTCTATCGGAGTCGGCGCACCGCGCGCTACGCGACGTTCGTGGCGGCGTTGTTCGTCATCGCGCATGTGGCCGTGGGGATCCTGTTGCGTGTGTCCGACACCGGCGTCCGCTTCCGAATTACCGATCAGATCGGTCTGGCGATGATCGGGGTCGTGCTCGGCGGCGCCATCATGACCCTGACGTTGCCCCGGATCCGGGTCGGCCGCTCGGGCGTGGCGGTGCGGAACATCCTGGGGGAGCGTGTTTTCGACTGGGCCGACGTCGAGGGCATCTGGTATCCCGATTCGGGGCACTGGGCCCGACTCGAACTGCCTGCCTACGAAAACGTCCCGGTGATGGCCATCCAGGCCAACGACGGCCTGCGCGCCGTCGAGGCCATGGACACCGTTCGTGAACTCCTCGAGAGATATCGCGCCTAGAGGGCTCCGTGGAGCCACGCCGGGTGTGTCTCAGCGGGTGTCGCCCATGACCTCGCCTTCGCGGCGGGGGTCGGCTCCACCGATCCACCCGTCGCCGTCCCGGACGACCGCGGCCAGTCCGGACGACTGGTCGGCGACCGACACCTGATGCCCCATCTTCCGTAGCGCGGCGACCAACGGATCGCGGTCACCGTTGTCGGTCGGGTCGATGTCGGGGTGCTCTCCGCCGACGTTCGTGGTCGGGGTGTTGGCCGCGCCGAAGTCGACGCCTGACACCGCCTGTTGCGGATCGAGGCCCCAGTCGAGGATCCCGACCAGGGTCTTGATGACGAACTGGATGATCACCGACCCACCGGGCGAGCCCACCGCGGCCGTCAGATCCCCGCGGCCGCCGTCGGCGGTGTCGAAGACCAGGGTCGGCGACATCGAGCTCCGCGGTCGCTTGCCCGGCGCCACCCGGTTGGCCACCGGCGCACCGGATTC includes these proteins:
- the ribH gene encoding 6,7-dimethyl-8-ribityllumazine synthase; amino-acid sequence: MSGAGEPTVELAAASDLTLAIVASQWHATICTALLDGALRVAETAQIASPTVVRVAGAIELPVVVQALARTHDAVVALGVVIRGETPHFEYVCDAVTAGLTRVSLDESTPVGNGVLTTLNEQQALDRAGLPDSFEDKGAQAATAALASAITLGELAKLAPR
- a CDS encoding PH domain-containing protein, translated to MDASTSTEWDFVYRSRRTARYATFVAALFVIAHVAVGILLRVSDTGVRFRITDQIGLAMIGVVLGGAIMTLTLPRIRVGRSGVAVRNILGERVFDWADVEGIWYPDSGHWARLELPAYENVPVMAIQANDGLRAVEAMDTVRELLERYRA